From a single Intestinibaculum porci genomic region:
- a CDS encoding metallophosphoesterase yields the protein MNSTKKKIMAFSLVTAICGSAMSLSFASPAPDGKTDASAFAKTTNTDAAWTSFQKKWSSIKSDWTQISLAPGKTPSTLNFAWYTKTGFKPYLKIGVGEAMANAKTYKAAQTEVKDETDQDGQTYNANKVTAHGLKEGTTYYYTYQKDENTWSEPEKYTPANSQSYSFVYVGDPQIGSSNELKGSDSKAFYDAQSNAVMNDAYNWNYTLNQANKMTDGQAAFILSSGDQIQTTKKKAPGKKASISEIEYTGFLSADWLKNIPLASTVGNHDADNPNYTYHFNPANMSTLGTNNVTGGDYYFTYGDVLYLDLNAQNSNVAEHETFIKQAIAKNPSAKWKIAIVHQDIYGSAEHSNEPDITNLRYQLVPYFEENGIDLVLSGHDHAYSRTKILKGGHSSDDYDQDDFKDELEKDLDAGDQPATRTVAPENIKEDSTDPKDQAYLTYLKSVFDEDAIQNIDAKSDTVINPDGIMYVTAGSSSGSKYYDLVPRQQSYIANRWQEDVPTYSVISVNDDALTINTYRSDTNEKIDTSFTISKGKEDVAQLQSTIDNASKELTGDYTKDSLAQLQTAIDQAKTLDTKKNLTKTDFANAIKSVTDAKNALVKNVHEAPKTETSKAETPKTETPKTEIESTTAQASAQTTPAAQSTAPATAPAASAKDSAKVKLSKVKVSKIKAKVYTGKALKPAVKLTYKKKVLKLNKDYKVTYKNNKNVGTATITIKGIGKYTGTKKVTFKITPAKAVVSKASKTKTGLVLKLKALKQVSGYVITYSSDKAMKKSKSVTTKKTSLTIKASAKTTYVKVKAYKLVNGKKVYGSSSSVKGY from the coding sequence ATGAATAGTACGAAGAAAAAGATTATGGCTTTCTCATTAGTGACTGCGATTTGCGGCAGCGCGATGTCATTAAGTTTTGCCTCGCCTGCACCTGATGGGAAGACGGATGCATCGGCTTTTGCGAAAACAACCAATACGGATGCGGCATGGACAAGTTTTCAGAAGAAATGGAGTTCGATCAAAAGTGACTGGACGCAGATTTCACTGGCCCCAGGCAAAACACCATCCACCCTGAATTTTGCCTGGTATACCAAGACAGGGTTTAAGCCTTACCTAAAAATTGGTGTTGGCGAAGCGATGGCCAATGCGAAAACCTATAAGGCTGCGCAGACGGAGGTCAAAGACGAAACAGATCAGGATGGTCAGACATATAATGCCAATAAAGTAACGGCCCATGGTCTAAAAGAAGGAACAACTTACTACTATACGTATCAGAAAGATGAGAATACCTGGTCAGAACCAGAAAAATATACGCCCGCAAATTCTCAGTCTTATAGCTTTGTTTATGTGGGTGATCCACAGATCGGTTCTTCAAATGAATTAAAAGGATCTGATTCAAAAGCATTCTATGACGCGCAGTCAAATGCCGTGATGAATGATGCCTATAACTGGAATTATACATTAAATCAGGCGAATAAAATGACAGACGGTCAGGCGGCTTTCATTTTATCTTCTGGTGACCAGATTCAGACGACCAAGAAGAAAGCTCCTGGCAAAAAAGCATCCATCAGTGAAATTGAATATACTGGTTTCTTAAGTGCTGATTGGCTTAAGAATATTCCTTTAGCTTCAACCGTAGGGAATCATGATGCTGATAACCCTAACTATACTTATCACTTTAATCCCGCTAATATGAGTACGTTGGGGACAAATAATGTGACGGGTGGAGACTATTACTTCACTTATGGTGATGTTCTTTATTTAGATCTGAATGCTCAGAACTCTAATGTGGCAGAGCATGAAACGTTTATCAAACAGGCGATTGCGAAGAATCCTTCCGCTAAATGGAAAATTGCTATCGTTCATCAGGATATCTACGGTTCAGCGGAACATTCTAATGAACCTGATATCACTAACTTAAGATATCAGCTCGTTCCTTATTTTGAAGAAAATGGTATTGATCTGGTATTAAGCGGTCATGACCATGCTTACTCACGTACCAAGATCTTAAAAGGTGGTCACTCTTCTGATGATTATGATCAGGACGACTTCAAAGATGAATTAGAAAAGGATCTTGATGCCGGTGATCAGCCAGCTACCCGTACAGTGGCTCCAGAAAATATCAAAGAAGACAGTACAGATCCTAAAGATCAGGCCTACTTAACTTACTTAAAGAGTGTCTTTGATGAAGATGCTATTCAGAATATTGATGCGAAAAGCGATACTGTGATCAATCCAGATGGGATTATGTACGTCACTGCTGGTTCATCATCAGGATCTAAATACTATGATTTAGTGCCAAGACAGCAGTCTTACATCGCCAACAGATGGCAGGAAGATGTGCCAACGTATTCAGTCATCAGCGTGAATGATGATGCTTTAACAATCAATACATACCGCAGTGATACCAATGAAAAGATCGATACATCGTTCACCATTTCCAAAGGTAAAGAAGACGTAGCACAGTTACAATCAACTATTGATAATGCGTCAAAAGAATTAACGGGTGATTATACGAAAGATTCTCTCGCACAATTACAGACGGCAATCGATCAGGCTAAGACGTTAGACACAAAGAAAAACTTAACAAAGACAGACTTTGCGAATGCCATTAAATCCGTTACAGATGCGAAAAATGCCTTAGTGAAAAATGTGCATGAAGCTCCTAAAACAGAGACATCTAAAGCTGAAACACCAAAGACAGAAACTCCAAAAACAGAGATAGAGTCTACAACAGCTCAGGCTTCAGCACAAACGACTCCAGCAGCTCAAAGCACAGCTCCAGCGACAGCACCTGCAGCTTCCGCAAAGGATAGTGCAAAAGTCAAATTATCAAAGGTCAAAGTATCTAAGATCAAAGCGAAAGTCTATACAGGAAAAGCTTTAAAACCAGCTGTTAAGCTGACTTATAAGAAAAAAGTATTGAAGCTGAATAAAGATTATAAAGTCACATATAAAAATAATAAGAATGTCGGTACGGCAACGATCACCATCAAAGGGATTGGCAAGTACACAGGCACGAAAAAAGTGACTTTCAAGATTACCCCTGCAAAAGCTGTTGTTTCTAAGGCAAGTAAGACAAAGACAGGTCTGGTGCTCAAGCTAAAAGCATTAAAACAGGTATCTGGTTATGTGATTACCTATTCTAGTGACAAAGCTATGAAAAAGAGTAAAAGTGTAACTACTAAGAAGACAAGTCTGACGATCAAGGCATCTGCGAAGACAACATACGTGAAGGTCAAAGCTTATAAACTTGTGAATGGGAAAAAGGTTTATGGGTCATCTTCAAGTGTGAAAGGTTATTAA
- a CDS encoding YibE/F family protein: MSITPLMNNRGRTYEKAEVVKVNAPTRGYIRARVIAGKHLGQTLTARSVDSYLYGAKCQVGMKVILIVTASSTNIEASVYSENRAPALYGMIALFIGIVILIGGKKGFISIVALVYTLLCIIFIFLPMIYVGVSPILASILIVAMTTFVTMILIDGVSAKSLSAIVGTILGVIMAALYALLFSLVTHISGYNVSDIENLIYVGEMTHIQIGQLLFAGILIAALGAVMDVGMSIASFLDELKHKSPEITQKELFKSGMHVGKDMMGTMTNTLILAFVGGSINTLVFMYAYHYPYLQLINMYSLGIEIMQGLSSSLGVILAVPATSLVASFLLTHKYQLSISCNRKR, translated from the coding sequence GTGTCTATTACACCACTGATGAATAATCGTGGCCGCACCTATGAAAAAGCTGAAGTTGTGAAAGTGAACGCGCCTACGAGAGGTTATATTCGCGCCCGCGTGATTGCTGGAAAACATCTTGGACAGACCTTAACCGCTCGCAGTGTGGATTCCTATTTGTATGGCGCAAAGTGTCAGGTAGGCATGAAAGTGATCCTGATTGTCACCGCCTCATCGACAAATATTGAAGCTTCTGTCTATAGTGAAAACAGAGCGCCAGCCCTTTATGGTATGATTGCCTTATTTATTGGCATTGTGATTCTGATTGGCGGAAAGAAGGGATTCATTTCGATTGTGGCCCTGGTCTATACGTTGCTTTGTATTATCTTTATCTTTTTACCGATGATTTATGTGGGAGTTTCCCCAATTCTTGCCAGTATTCTGATTGTCGCAATGACAACCTTTGTGACGATGATTCTCATTGATGGTGTCAGTGCGAAGTCGCTATCCGCTATTGTTGGTACCATTCTCGGTGTTATTATGGCAGCACTCTATGCCTTGCTTTTCTCTTTAGTGACCCATATCAGTGGTTATAATGTCAGTGATATTGAAAATTTGATTTACGTAGGAGAAATGACGCATATCCAAATAGGACAGTTGCTTTTTGCTGGAATATTGATTGCGGCCTTAGGGGCCGTAATGGATGTAGGGATGTCTATTGCCTCATTCTTAGATGAACTCAAACATAAGTCCCCGGAGATTACACAAAAAGAATTATTCAAAAGCGGTATGCATGTCGGAAAAGATATGATGGGCACAATGACCAATACTTTGATCTTAGCATTTGTCGGTGGTTCTATTAATACATTAGTCTTTATGTATGCTTATCATTACCCTTATTTACAATTAATTAATATGTATTCCCTCGGTATTGAAATTATGCAGGGGTTATCCTCTAGTTTAGGGGTTATTTTGGCCGTTCCGGCAACATCCCTTGTTGCATCATTCCTTTTAACACATAAATACCAGTTGTCCATATCTTGCAATAGAAAGAGATAA